From Trichomycterus rosablanca isolate fTriRos1 chromosome 27, fTriRos1.hap1, whole genome shotgun sequence, a single genomic window includes:
- the jagn1b gene encoding protein jagunal homolog 1-B has translation MASRAGPRVEGTDGSDFQHRERVASHYQLSVALKSELRKLNMAHVALWALVLAQVLVSQLNLLSHKLVASPYQWEYPYLLSIVPTLLSFMALPRNNIGYLAVSMIGAGLFCVAPIIYGAMEMFPVAQQLYRHGKAYRFIFGFSAVSVLYLLMVVAVQVHAWQIYYSKKLLDAWFTTTQDKKKK, from the exons ATGGCTTCACGGGCTGGACCAAGAGTCGAGGGGACAGATGGAAGTGATTTTCAGCACCGGGAACGTGTGGCGTCACATTACCAGTTGAG CGTGGCACTAAAATCAGAGCTCCGAAAGCTGAACATGGCACACGTGGCACTGTGGGCGCTGGTGCTGGCACAGGTGTTGGTGAGCCAGCTGAATTTGCTCTCTCACAAACTGGTGGCAAGCCCATACCAGTGGGAGTACCCATATCTGCTGAGCATTGTACCCACACTTCTCAGCTTCATGGCTCTGCCCAGGAACAACATCGGCTACCTGGCCGTGTCAATGATTGGCGCAGGGCTCTTTTGTGTGGCGCCCATCATTTACGGTGCCATGGAGATGTTCCCCGTGGCACAGCAGCTGTACCGGCATGGCAAGGCGTACCGCTTCATTTTTGGCTTTTCCGCAGTCTCAGTTCTCTACCTGCTCATGGTGGTGGCAGTGCAGGTTCATGCCTGGCAAATCTACTACAGCAAAAAGCTTTTGGATGCCTGGTTCACCACCACTCAGGACAAGAAGAAGAAATGA